A single window of Archangium lipolyticum DNA harbors:
- a CDS encoding cobyric acid synthase, whose protein sequence is MKARTLMVQGTASSVGKSLLVTALCRIYARRGFKVAPFKSQNMALNSAVTPDGAEIGRAQYAQAEAARAVPCAEMNPILLKPETTSGSQVVVMGKVLGSMHFRDYHRRKPELREVVGQALDSLRERHELVIIEGAGSPAEVNLKDRDIVNMWVAERADAPVVLVTDIERGGAMAALVGTLELLEPSERERVRALVVNKFRGDPSLFQGGVSFLEQRCGIRVAGVIPHLGDTGIASEDSLDLRPGEANGGALVCIVKLPRLSNFDEFEPLAREPGVEVRWCERPEELEGARLVILPGTKCTANDLAWLRRTGMAGALAQRVHAGQPVLGICGGYQMLGERILDPLGVESPEPDVAGLGLLPVVTRFEKEKATSPVSLRLGEGLPGMRTAGGAEVRGYEIHCGRVTVAPGARPFGTWLRRGSESCQLPEGCVAADGRVAGTLVHGLFENEAVRKALLSELGVTAGAPRADPYEVLADHFASALDLDYLDRMAGL, encoded by the coding sequence ATGAAGGCCCGTACCCTGATGGTCCAAGGCACCGCCTCCAGCGTGGGCAAGAGCCTGCTGGTGACGGCCCTCTGCCGCATCTACGCGCGGCGGGGGTTCAAGGTGGCGCCCTTCAAGTCGCAGAACATGGCCCTCAACTCCGCGGTGACGCCGGATGGAGCGGAGATTGGCCGGGCGCAATATGCCCAGGCCGAGGCGGCGCGGGCGGTGCCGTGCGCGGAGATGAACCCCATCCTCCTCAAACCGGAGACGACGTCCGGCTCGCAGGTGGTGGTGATGGGTAAGGTGCTGGGGAGCATGCACTTCCGTGACTACCACCGGCGCAAGCCCGAGCTGCGCGAGGTGGTGGGGCAGGCGCTGGACTCCCTGCGCGAGCGCCATGAGCTGGTCATCATCGAGGGAGCGGGCAGCCCGGCGGAGGTGAACCTCAAGGACCGCGACATCGTGAACATGTGGGTGGCCGAGCGTGCCGACGCCCCGGTGGTGCTGGTGACGGACATCGAGCGGGGCGGAGCGATGGCGGCGCTGGTGGGCACACTGGAGCTGCTCGAGCCCTCCGAGCGGGAGCGGGTACGCGCCCTGGTGGTGAACAAGTTCCGGGGCGACCCTTCCCTCTTCCAGGGAGGGGTGAGCTTCCTCGAGCAGCGGTGCGGCATCCGCGTGGCGGGGGTCATCCCGCATCTGGGGGACACGGGCATCGCCAGTGAGGACTCGCTGGACCTGCGGCCCGGAGAGGCGAATGGCGGGGCGCTCGTGTGCATCGTGAAGCTGCCGCGCCTGTCCAACTTCGATGAGTTCGAGCCCCTGGCGCGCGAGCCGGGGGTGGAGGTGCGCTGGTGCGAGCGGCCCGAGGAGTTGGAGGGGGCGCGGCTCGTCATCCTCCCGGGAACCAAGTGCACGGCGAACGACCTGGCCTGGCTGCGGCGCACCGGGATGGCGGGGGCGCTGGCGCAGCGGGTGCACGCGGGCCAGCCGGTGCTGGGCATCTGCGGCGGCTATCAGATGCTGGGCGAGCGCATCCTCGACCCACTGGGCGTGGAGTCACCGGAGCCGGACGTGGCGGGACTGGGCCTGCTGCCGGTGGTGACGCGCTTCGAGAAGGAGAAGGCCACCTCGCCGGTGTCGCTGCGGCTCGGGGAAGGACTGCCGGGGATGCGCACCGCCGGAGGGGCCGAGGTGCGGGGATACGAAATCCATTGTGGCCGGGTGACGGTGGCGCCGGGCGCACGGCCCTTCGGCACGTGGCTGCGGCGAGGGAGCGAATCCTGCCAGCTGCCCGAGGGCTGCGTGGCGGCTGACGGGAGGGTGGCCGGCACCCTCGTGCACGGCCTCTTCGAGAACGAGGCGGTGCGGAAGGCTTTGCTGTCGGAGCTCGGCGTGACGGCGGGGGCGCCACGGGCCGACCCGTACGAGGTGCTCGCCGACCACTTCGCGAGTGCATTGGACCTCGACTACCTGGATCGGATGGCGGGGCTATGA
- a CDS encoding pyridoxal phosphate-dependent aminotransferase produces the protein MLPSPRPELEHLEPTPHGGDAAPGCVDFSTGVSPLPPPEAVLDAFRAADVRRYPHPTALPLRERLAALHGVPLDGVVVGNGSVELIWALARAFAGPGRSALVLTPAFAEYAQAVRASGATVEALAAKGPPFEWSPEELLATLRRQKPSLLFICRPSNPCLSVFPVETIWAAAAAAPETLVVVDEAYQPLFEAVPPVHPEGNVVVLRSLTKVFAIPGLRLGYLFGDPRLVRAVRAALPPWNVSAPALAAGRVALECLGQVEAVRTEVARLRKSQEEALTEAGARVEAAGGTFLLCRVPEARTFAAAAVHAGIRVRDCTSLGLPQHIRIGVRPEVDHPLLRAAWRRVRETLE, from the coding sequence GGAGTCTCTCCGCTGCCTCCACCGGAGGCGGTGCTCGACGCCTTCCGAGCCGCCGACGTGCGGCGCTACCCCCACCCCACCGCCCTGCCCCTGCGGGAGCGCCTGGCCGCGCTGCACGGGGTGCCACTCGACGGCGTGGTGGTGGGCAATGGCTCGGTGGAGCTCATCTGGGCCCTGGCCCGAGCCTTCGCCGGCCCGGGGCGTAGCGCGCTGGTGCTCACACCGGCCTTCGCGGAGTACGCGCAGGCGGTACGCGCCAGCGGAGCCACGGTGGAAGCGCTGGCCGCGAAGGGGCCTCCCTTCGAGTGGAGCCCCGAGGAGTTGCTCGCCACGCTCCGCCGTCAGAAGCCGTCCCTCCTCTTCATCTGCCGGCCGAGCAATCCCTGCCTCTCCGTCTTCCCGGTGGAGACCATCTGGGCCGCCGCGGCCGCCGCGCCCGAGACGCTGGTGGTGGTGGACGAGGCCTATCAGCCCCTCTTCGAGGCAGTGCCTCCCGTTCATCCGGAAGGCAACGTCGTCGTGCTGCGCTCGCTCACCAAGGTGTTCGCCATACCGGGATTGCGGCTCGGCTATCTCTTCGGAGATCCGCGGCTCGTGCGCGCGGTACGCGCGGCCCTCCCGCCCTGGAACGTGTCGGCCCCGGCATTGGCGGCGGGACGAGTGGCGCTCGAGTGCCTCGGGCAGGTGGAAGCGGTGAGGACGGAGGTGGCCCGGCTGCGGAAGTCGCAGGAGGAAGCCCTCACCGAGGCCGGCGCCCGGGTAGAGGCCGCCGGGGGCACGTTCCTCCTGTGCCGGGTGCCCGAGGCACGCACCTTCGCCGCCGCCGCCGTCCACGCGGGCATCCGGGTGCGCGACTGCACCAGCCTCGGACTCCCCCAACACATCCGCATCGGGGTGAGACCCGAGGTGGATCATCCCCTTCTGCGCGCCGCCTGGAGGCGCGTCCGGGAGACGCTCGAATGA